Proteins from a genomic interval of Anolis sagrei isolate rAnoSag1 chromosome 1, rAnoSag1.mat, whole genome shotgun sequence:
- the LOC137095859 gene encoding proline-rich protein HaeIII subfamily 1-like has translation MSTTSFKRCSNPSCPNTFPDTDGHSLCLACLGEGHLAQSCAVCLAFTAQTRKNGEVRLKAALYEKALLPPPPLGHAGPSPGPNLPFSLQDDPRAKKKAKKPKEKDAQDGGRSALPKKTAPKRAGTAAKTSAPPAISGRALPSLQRPLPATNTIAGSPVAAPSTIEGTGGLASPGPMPLLLPSETALPPALGGTPLMPATLSPGPNVISVPAGTQGSSNTIASPEQQAPPPQEGGTDTPPIQRAAAGAPPTQGPSVPAPREASPGMGAMPGSLALQTGSHEPAMPPPPPAPPSPEAQASLPITLPAERRVSTPSTSLSHEKQGEFLFIIIVLLLLYLLLLPPRVEDTAAARGSPAPLLAARGPSHRPMSRRRGAGNWAQQGNSSICRCPHS, from the exons ATGTCCACTACCTCCTTCAAGAGGTGTTCTAACCCCTCTTGTCCCAATACCTTCCCCGACACGGACGGCCACTCACTATGCCTGGCCTGCCTGGGCGAGGGTCATCTCGCCCAATCCTGTGCGGTTTGCCTGGCCTTTACCGCGCAAACCAGGAAGAATGGAGAGGTGCGTCTCAAGGCTGCCTTGTATGAGAAGGCCCTTCTTCCTCCGCCTCCCCTTGGCCATGCAGGGCCCTCTCCCGGCCCCAACTTACCTTTTTCGCTTCAAGATGATCCTAGGGCCAAGAAGAAGGCCAAAAAACCCAAGGAGAAGGACGCCCAAGATGGCGGCCGCTCTGCCCTGCCGAAGAAAACGGCTCCTAAAAGAGCGGGAACCGCGGCTAAGACCTCCGCTCCCCCCGCCATCTCTGGGAGAGCCCTGCCAAGTCTCCAGCGGCCCCTGCCGGCCACTAATACCATTGCAGGCTCCCCCGTTGCGGCGCCATCCACCATTGAGGGAACGGGAGGTCTCGCTTCGCCTGGGCCGATGCCCCTGCTCCTGCCTTCTGAAACTGCCCTTCCTCCAGCTCTAGGAGGAACGCCCCTCATGCCTGCCACTCTCTCCCCGGGCCCGAACGTGATCTCGGTCCCGGCTGGGACCCAGGGCTCGTCAAACACCATCGCGAGCCCTGAGCAGCAAGCTCCGCCCCCGCAGGAAGGCGGCACGGACACCCCGCCCATACAGCGCGCGGCTGCTGGAGCCCCGCCCACACAGGGCCCGAGCGTCCCGGCACCGAGGGAAGCGAGCCCCGGGATGGGAGCAATGCCTGGAAGCTTGGCACTGCAGACAGGGAGCCACGAGCCCGCCatgccgccgccgcctcctgcTCCCCCCTCGCCCGAG GCGCAGGCGTCGCTCCCGATCACCCTCCCGGCGGAGCGGAGGGTCTCGACGCCGTCGACGTCGCTCTCACACGAGAAGCAGGGCGAGTTCCTCTTCATCAtcatcgtcctcctcctcctctacctcctcctcctccccccccgcGTAGAAGACACCGCCGCGGCTCGAGGTTCTCCCGCTCCTCTTCTTGCCGCCCGGGGGCCTTCACACCGGCCCATGTCCCGCCGCCGGGGTGCTGGCAACTGGGCCCAACAGGGCAACTCGTCTATCTGTCGATGCCCCCACAGCTGA